The Streptomyces sp. NBC_00510 genomic interval TCGGCTCCCGGACGGCGCCCCGGAGTGGGTGTTCGCCGCCGACGAGCCGGTCACGGCCCTGGACGCCGACGAGGACACCGTCTACGCCGCGCACCGGTCCGGGGAGGTCGTGGCGCTCGACGCGCGCACCGGCAGTCCGCGCCGGCGGCACCGGCTGCGCGTCGACGGTCAGGCGGTCGTGCCCCTGTCCCTCGTGGCGGCCGGTGCCGGCAGGTTCCTGGTCGGCACCGTGGACGGGCGGATCCTCGACTGCGCCCCGGTCGCGCCGGGCCCCGAGGTCACCTCGGCCGGGGGATGACCGGCCAGGCCTGCTCGACGACGGCCGCCGGGTCGGCGGTGCGCCGCAGGTACGCCTGGAGGGAGGCCGACTGCTCGGCCGCCGCCCGGACCTGAAGGGCGTGCAGGTCCGCCAGCGGCATCAGGCCGACGGGCTCGTGCCGCTCCCCCATGCGGCGCACCACGCGGGCCGCGGCCACCGCGTCGGCCCGCGCGTCGTGGGCGCCCTCCAGTTGCACGCCGTAGTGGGCGCACAGCGCCTGCAGCGCCCGTCTGCCCTTGCGGTACTTGTCGACGTGCTTGTCGATGACCAGCGGGTCGATGACCGGCGAGGGCACGCTGCCCAGCCGTTCGCTCACCGACGCGACGCCGTGCCGCCGGCACTCGCGGTCCAGCAAGGACAGGTCGTAGCGCGCGTTCATCACCACCAGAGGTGTGCCCGAGCGCAGCACCTCGGCCACGGTGCGGGCGATCTCCTCCACCGCCGCACCGGCCGGGGCGCCGTGCGCGCGGGCGTGGGCGGTCGAGATGCCGTGGATCGCGGAGGCCTGCTCGGGTATGGCCACGCCCGGGTCGAGCAGCCAGCTCCACTCCCGCGAGACGGCCCCGTCGGCCTCCAGCCGTACGACGGCGGCGGTGACGATGTGGTCGGTCTCGACGTCGGTGCCGGTGGTCTCCAGGTCGAACGCGACCAGCGCGTCGCTGATCCAGCTCATCGCGCGCCCCCCGTGACCACGGCGCTCACCGCGCCGCGCGGGCGGTCGCCCGCGGTCCTCCCCCGTCCGGAGCCGGCCCGCCATGCCCGGCGTCGTCCCATGCCCATGTGGCGTACGTCCTTCCCGCAGTTCCCCCGTGTGCCGCTCCATCATCCCGCGCGCCACTGACACTCCTGCGGCCGGGCTGCGGGGGAGGTCCGGCCGCAGCGGTCCGCCGGGCCCTCAGGAGACCGGACGGGAGTCGGCCCAGACGCCCTCGAACTCCTCGCGGTAGATCTCGAACAGCCCGTGCTCGGCCTCGGGGGCCTCGCCGGCCCTGATCTGCACGAGTTCCCGCGGCCCGCCGCGCAGGATGAGGACCGGCGCCTCCATGCCGCGGGCCTTGCGCAGGTAGGGCTGGACGACCGCGATGCCGTCCGAGGTGTCGCCGTCCACGAGGTAGGCGGTGAAGCGCGGGGTCTCGTCGAAGACCCGGATCTCGAACGCGGCGGTGTCCCGCAGCCGGGCCCGCACCCGCCGCATGTGCATGATGTTCATCTCCACGGAGCGGCTGAGCTCGCCGCGGCCGAGGCCGAGTTCACGCTCACGGCGGCGGACGGCGCTGCTCGCCGGGTTGAGGAACAGCAGCCGCACCCGGCAGCCGGACTCCGCCAGCCGCACCAGCCGCTTGCCCGAGTAGTTCTGCACGAGCAGGTTGAGGCCGATGCCCACGGCGTCGAGGCGTCGCGCGCCCCCGAACAGGTCCTCGGCGGGCAGCTGCCGCTGCAGCCGCACCCGGTCGGGGTAGACGCCGACGACGTCGGCGTAGCGGTCGGCGACGAGCTCTTCGACGGCGTCCACGGGCAGCCGCTCGGCGGAGGGGTAGCCGGGTCCGGAGCCGAGCATGTCCAGCAGCCGGGCGGCGGCCCGCTCGGCCTGGTCCAGCACGGTGCGGGACAGGGCACGGTTGCGGGAGACGACGTGCCGGGCCACCTCCAGTTCGTCCAGGGCGAGTTCGAGCTCCCGGCGGTCGTCCAGGTACGGCTCGAAGCACGGCCAGTGCTGGACGACGAGTTCGCGCAGCTGCGGCAGCGTCAGGAAGCTGAGGATGTTGTCGTCGGCCGG includes:
- a CDS encoding 3'-5' exonuclease; the encoded protein is MSWISDALVAFDLETTGTDVETDHIVTAAVVRLEADGAVSREWSWLLDPGVAIPEQASAIHGISTAHARAHGAPAGAAVEEIARTVAEVLRSGTPLVVMNARYDLSLLDRECRRHGVASVSERLGSVPSPVIDPLVIDKHVDKYRKGRRALQALCAHYGVQLEGAHDARADAVAAARVVRRMGERHEPVGLMPLADLHALQVRAAAEQSASLQAYLRRTADPAAVVEQAWPVIPRPR
- a CDS encoding SAV2148 family HEPN domain-containing protein, yielding MSGGLVLPGGGDQGDPGGGIGEGTTGTASLALPLEIGAELDWGADEWSEVRTRARRAGRAYVWLNLVEQRLRAVVNAVLRPIYEPVHGDEWVVAAAGPAGHEWVQRAAAVREVSRRKGFLLDPADDNILSFLTLPQLRELVVQHWPCFEPYLDDRRELELALDELEVARHVVSRNRALSRTVLDQAERAAARLLDMLGSGPGYPSAERLPVDAVEELVADRYADVVGVYPDRVRLQRQLPAEDLFGGARRLDAVGIGLNLLVQNYSGKRLVRLAESGCRVRLLFLNPASSAVRRRERELGLGRGELSRSVEMNIMHMRRVRARLRDTAAFEIRVFDETPRFTAYLVDGDTSDGIAVVQPYLRKARGMEAPVLILRGGPRELVQIRAGEAPEAEHGLFEIYREEFEGVWADSRPVS